The genomic window TGGTGGTCGACTCGGTGGCGGCGCTGGTGCCCAAGGCCGAACTCGATGGCGAGATGGGCGACTCGCACATGGGCCTGCAGGCGCGGCTGATGTCGCAGGCGCTGCGCAAGCTCACCTCTTCGATCTCGCGCTCGAAGTGCGTGATGATCTTCATCAACCAGCTGCGCGAGAAGATCGGCGTGATGTTCGGCTCCCCCGAGACGACCTCGGGCGGGCGCGCGCTGAAGTTCTACGCCTCGGTCCGGCTCGACGTGCGCAAGCTGGAGCAGATCAAGGTCGGCCAGGACGTCGTCGGCACCCGCACCCGCGTCAAGGTGGTGAAGAACAAGGTCGCGCCGCCCTTCCGGCAGGCCGAGTTCGACATCACCTACGGCAAAGGGATCTCGAAGATGGGCTCGATCATCGACGTCGCCCTCGAGCGCAACATCATCGGGAAGTCGGGCTCGTGGTACACCTACGGCGAGCAGCGCATCGGCCAAGGCCGCGAGAACGCCAAAGCGTTCCTCGAGGAGCACACCGACGTCGCCGACGAGATCTCCGCGAAGATCCGCGAAGCGCTCAAAGCCGCCGTCTCGACGAACGGCATCGCCAAACCGGTCGGCGCCGCCGCCGGCGACGACGACTAACCGGCGTCGGTGGCGACCACCGCTCGGGTGGCGGCGCTGCGTCTCCTGGCGCAGCGCCGTCTCACCGAGTCGCAGCTGCACGCAAGGCTGGCGCGGAAAGGCTTCGACGACGAGGCTGCCGCGGCGGCGGTCGCCTCGTGCAAGCGCGACCGGCTGCTCGACGACGACCTCTACGCGGCGCTCTACGTCGAGACGAAGCGCGCCGCGGTCGGCGACTCGCGGCTCGTCGCCGAGCTGGTGAAGCGCGGGATCGACCGCGACGCCGCGCGCGAGCGCGTCGCCGCGGCCGGCGAGCCAGAGTCCGAGCGAATCGGCGCGGCGTACGAGCGCCTCCGGCGCGCGAGTCCCGCGCTGTCGTATCAGTCCGCGGCGCGCAAGCTGGAGCGGCTCGGATTCCCGGCCTCATTGATCTACCGGTTCCTGCGCGAGCGCGCCGGCGCCGAGCTCGGCGAGGCCCTCGATATGTCGTCCTGAGCGTGTCGAAGGGCTGAGCGAGGAATGCTCGTCCTGCGTATGGTATGAGCGTAACCGATGCGATTCTCGATCGTTCGCGCGGCGCTATGCACGCTCGCGGCCCTCGTGTTGCTCGCGCCTCGAACCGCAGTTGCGATCGAGCTCGACGCCGTCTCCAAGGCGGCCGCCGGCTACACCGTCTCCGACCCGAAACTTACGGAGATGTACCGCAAGGCGCTGCTCAACACGAACGACCAGGTCACCATCGCCTCCGACGGGACGACGTACGTGAAGACGGGCGACATCCCGGCGGAATGGCTGCGCGACGCCAGTGTCCAGGTGCGCCCGTACCTGTTCTTCGCCAAAGGCGACATGCAGGTCGACTCACTGCTCCGCGGCGCGATAGCGCGAATGGGAAAATACCTTCAGGTCGATCCGTACGCGAACGCCTTTCAGCTGAACTACCGCGTATGGGAGGAGAAGTTCGAGCTCGACTCGCTTGCGTATCCGATCACGCTGGCCTGGACGTACTGGAAGCAGACCGGGGACTCGTCGATCTTCACCGGCGATCTCTCGCTCGGCTTCGACAAGGCGCTCGACACGATGGAGCGCGAGCAAGACCACCCGCGCAACTCGAAGTACACCCACGCGCAGCTCCCGAACGGCGGCAAAGGAAATCCCGTCGCGTATACGGGGATGATCTGGACCGGCTTCCGCCCTTCGGACGACGCGTGCTCGTACAACTATTTGATCCCGTCCGAGATGATGGCCGTCGTAGCGCTCGGCGACCTCGAGGAGATCGAGCGGACGGTGTACCACAACGTCATCAAGGCAGAGCGCGCGAAGGCGCTGCGCGACGAGGTCCAGACCGGAATCCAGACGTACGGTTTGGTCTTCACCGCGAAGTACGGTTATATCTATGCCTACGAAGTTGACGGCCGCGGGAACGCGCTGCTCATCGACGATGCCAACGTACCTTCTCTCCTGTCGGCGCCGTACATCGGCTACGGCAAGACGAATTCGTACGTTTACGCGAACACGCGGCGCTATCTCTTGTCGAAAGACAACCCGACGTATTACGTCGGCAAGGTTGCGCGCGGAATCGGCTCGCAGCACACCAGCGACAACCGCGTTTGGCCGATCGCGATGCTGATGCAAGGCTTCACGGCGACGACGGATCAAGAGCGCAAGGAGGTACTGTCCCAGCTGCTCGCGTCGGACCCCGGCGACCACCTGCTCCACGAGTCGTTCGATCCGAACGATCCGACGAATTTCACCCGCAAGGACTTCGGCTGGCCGAACGCGCTCTTCAGCGAGTACGTCATGACGGAGTTCGAAGGCGTCCCGCCGCTCCCCGTCGGATCGACCACGGACCTGGACTTCCGCGGAGACTGACGAAGCCTCCGAAATGTTGTTGAGCGCGCCCTCGGGGAATCGCGCCGTGCGGTCATCGTGAGCGCGCTGTTTTCGTGGGGGCCCCACGCGGAGCGTGGGGGGCGCGGAGCCGGGGGCGGAGCGCCTTTAGACGTTTGCGTCGGCATCCAATGGGGCGACGAAGGCAAAGGCCGCGTCGTCGATCTCCTCGCGCGCGACTACCACGTGATCGCGCGGTTCGGCGGGGGCGACAACGCGGGGCACTCGATCGAGGTCGGCGAGACGAAGCTGGCGCTGCACGTCGTGCCGTCGGGCGTCCTGGTCGAGGGGACGACGCTGCTG from Candidatus Eremiobacterota bacterium includes these protein-coding regions:
- the recA gene encoding recombinase RecA; the encoded protein is FPRGRVVEVFGPESSGKTTITLQVIAEAQKAGGMAAFVDAEHALDPSYATKLGVNVDDLLVSQPDYGEQALEITEKLVQSNAIDVLVVDSVAALVPKAELDGEMGDSHMGLQARLMSQALRKLTSSISRSKCVMIFINQLREKIGVMFGSPETTSGGRALKFYASVRLDVRKLEQIKVGQDVVGTRTRVKVVKNKVAPPFRQAEFDITYGKGISKMGSIIDVALERNIIGKSGSWYTYGEQRIGQGRENAKAFLEEHTDVADEISAKIREALKAAVSTNGIAKPVGAAAGDDD
- a CDS encoding RecX family transcriptional regulator, which gives rise to MATTARVAALRLLAQRRLTESQLHARLARKGFDDEAAAAAVASCKRDRLLDDDLYAALYVETKRAAVGDSRLVAELVKRGIDRDAARERVAAAGEPESERIGAAYERLRRASPALSYQSAARKLERLGFPASLIYRFLRERAGAELGEALDMSS
- a CDS encoding glycoside hydrolase family 125 protein, producing the protein MRFSIVRAALCTLAALVLLAPRTAVAIELDAVSKAAAGYTVSDPKLTEMYRKALLNTNDQVTIASDGTTYVKTGDIPAEWLRDASVQVRPYLFFAKGDMQVDSLLRGAIARMGKYLQVDPYANAFQLNYRVWEEKFELDSLAYPITLAWTYWKQTGDSSIFTGDLSLGFDKALDTMEREQDHPRNSKYTHAQLPNGGKGNPVAYTGMIWTGFRPSDDACSYNYLIPSEMMAVVALGDLEEIERTVYHNVIKAERAKALRDEVQTGIQTYGLVFTAKYGYIYAYEVDGRGNALLIDDANVPSLLSAPYIGYGKTNSYVYANTRRYLLSKDNPTYYVGKVARGIGSQHTSDNRVWPIAMLMQGFTATTDQERKEVLSQLLASDPGDHLLHESFDPNDPTNFTRKDFGWPNALFSEYVMTEFEGVPPLPVGSTTDLDFRGD